A genomic segment from Necator americanus strain Aroian chromosome III, whole genome shotgun sequence encodes:
- a CDS encoding hypothetical protein (NECATOR_CHRIII.G10925.T1) translates to MRAYDATKEFEEGSDNTQSPISISSNVVMMLSFLCLRSPSLATKALTPNILCKEGNPHCLPAGATATVAMVYLITMMSIIVICATSKLARKAKRSMVSGRKCSQPSCSTIPANAFELAPLPGLSAVLICTVIYAVSTSAQGCQHGYMRHNTHLVCNGKIGAVTNTTELYFNRLQSELCIEIFTEIGQWAQPNLSKKWNSNVLKSLHKNDKKMPTIPGSSLQNSTGDKAKPVLDSHEILSRRLAILCLRNLRQKPISIINCYSPTAADESELHAFYELEEVIRNEKSFYKFVVGDFNAKLGKATEEEYRIGRFGLGNWNKMAIVSPSCCPPLASFMGTLFA, encoded by the exons ATGCGAGCATATGATGCCACAAAGGAGTTTGAAGAAGGATCGGATAACACACAGAGCCCTATTTCCATAAGCTCAAATGTTGTGATGATGTTATCATTCCTTTGCCTGAGATCTCCAAGCCTAGCTACAAAAGCGCTAACACCAAATATCTTATGCAAGGAAG GGAATCCACACTGTTTGCCAGCTGGTGCCACTGCTACAGTGGCAATGGTTTACTTGATAACAATGATGTCGATCATCGTTATTTGTGCTACATCCAAGCTAGCCAGAAAAGCCAAACGTTCAATGGTTAGTGGGCGAAAGTGTAGTCAACCAAGTTGTTCAACCATTCCAGCAAACGCTTTCGAACTAGCTCCTCTTCCTGGTTTATCAGCAGTTCTAATCTGCACCGTAATTTACGCCGTAAGTACAAGCGCACAGGGATGCCAGCATGGTTACATGCGACACAACACACATTTAGTCTGCAATGGAAAAATCGGTGCCGTTACGAATACGACAGAGTTGTACTTCAACAGGCTTCAGTCAGAGCTatgcattgaaatttttacgGAAATAGGACAGTGGGCACAGCCAAATTTGTCGAAAAAGTGGAATTCAAATGTGCTAAAGTCACTTCACAAGAATGACAAGAAGATGCCCACGATTCCCGGATCCAGTCTCCAAAACAGCACAGGCGACAAAGCTAAACCT GTtctcgattctcacgagattcTGTCAcgtcgtctggccattctttgCCTCCGCaatctgcgccaaaaacccatcagtatcatcaactgctactcaccaacagcAGCTGATGAGTCCGAATTGCACGCGTTTTacgagctggaggaagtgatccgcaacgagaagtccttctacaaattcgttgtcggagacttcaacgcaaaactaggaaaggccacagaagaggaatacaggataggaagatttggactagggaaCTGGAataaaatggcaatcgtctcgccgagctgttgtccgccgctcgcctctttcatgggaactctctttgcATGA
- a CDS encoding hypothetical protein (NECATOR_CHRIII.G10924.T1), which translates to MRNGWISDAPFTLNGTNISECTSYVYLLRQRSKIRDAAAFAKESKMRKTADPMEEPLGYSGTRSEQIEELLAPAQIVRRQKGVKVIKVNIKGFAAHFLILSHSWYDAFNVPGLLSQEIEASIHFGLRSTHYATINQQSIYRQYKRETFGVRGQFLELEA; encoded by the exons atgcgaaacggatggatctcggatgccccattcacgctcaacggaacgaacatatccgaatgcaccagctacgtttatctcctacgtcagcgatcgaagattagagacgccgccgcgtttgccaaggaaagtaaaatgag gaagaccgccgacccgatg gaggaaccactgggctactctggcacgcgatcggaacaaatagaagaattactggcCCCAGCTCAAATAGTTCGAAGACAAaagggagtcaaggtgatcaaggtgaacaTTAAAG GTTTTGCAGCGCATTTCCTCATTTTGTCACATTCGTGGTATGATGCTTTCAATGTACCGGGATTGCTTAGTCAAGAGATCGAAGCAAGTATCCATTTCGGCCTGCGTTCGACACATTATGCAACAATCAATCAACAATCTATATATCGACAGTACAAAAGAG AGACCTTTGGTGTTCGAGGACAATTTCTTGAACTTGAAGCTTGA
- a CDS encoding hypothetical protein (NECATOR_CHRIII.G10923.T1), whose amino-acid sequence MLEPRGAGNDKKEAALRRIIEEANELKRKEQELRGVSGYTVAKSSRTSATSSRSKDDHKTATVSSAISMYSHTRKTSDGNNNSISNALRAANENNPSPKRTRPTFAKVGTLQPSDSSNSWSSKHIHSKDYVKGTWTATQAMHSSPQIERSKGVQERKSPSPSNATYKSYMVLENKKDCFQSRLRPSAFLTEDRTPAKLPHLKEGRQYSPSQEKKEETPTINPPQAPDSGSNIRKVKEAVRQQTLGHKSANNLLQEKRSNLKKFDGNLDEKKETDFQGADVTVVCNEIPRVILKNRNDATVNDGVTNNISKMIKEGLPSLKKIGTPIEKNGIVLGKVVDDPTLVNSMSKRQMAPEKQDTLSNPHTMDITPPPPQPTPPPPPTPPAPPPPPPRHPAPTMQSSPRIFAKSSNISHPPSPISMMDLENQKTRLKTPIAMKKSVVTMDVRDSLMAEIRNAGGLRALRKTAVSTN is encoded by the exons ATGCTTGAACCGAGAGGAGCAGGGAACGACAAGAAGGAGGCAGCATTGCGGAGAATTATTGAGGAAGCGAACGAATTGAAGAGGAAGGAGCAAGAGTTGCGTGGTGTCTCTGGCTACACTGTCGCAAAGAGTTCTCGCACCAGTGCGACCTCTTCGCGAAGTAAAGATGACCACAAGACAGCAACTGTATCCAGTGCGATCTCTATGTATTCTCACACTCGAAAAACTTCAGATGGCAACAACAATTCCATATCTAACGCATTACGAGCAGCAAACGAGAATAATCCCTCACCTAAACGAACCAGGCCAACCTTCGCAAAGGTTGGTACTCTTCAGCCCAGTGATTCTTCAAATTCATGGTCGTCAAAGCACATTCATTCGAAGGACTATGTAAAAGGGACATGGACTGCAACCCAAGCCATGCATTCTTCTCCACAAATCGAGAGAAGCAAAGGTGTTCAAGAGAGAAAGTCACCCTCTCCAAGTAATGCCACATACAAATCCTATATGGTGCTTGAGAACAAGAAAGATTGTTTTCAATCAAGACTGCGTCCTTCGGCATTTTTGACGGAAGATAGAACCCCTGCTAAACTTCCTCATCTCAAAGAAGGAAGACAGTACAGTCCatctcaagagaaaaaagaagaaaccccTACGATAAATCCACCACAGGCTCCTGACTCTGGATCAAACATTCGCAAGGTCAAAGAAGCTGTCAGACAGCAGACTCTCGGTCATAAGTCGGCTAATAATCTGTTACAAGAAAAACGATCCAATCTCAAGAAGTTTGACGGTaatttggatgaaaaaaaggaaactgatTTTCAAGGAGCAGATGTAACAGTTGTGTGCAATGAAATACCCAGAGTTATTCTTAAAAATCGCAACGACGCGACAGTCAATGACGGAGTAACcaacaatatttcaaaaatgattaaGGAAGGCCTCCCTTCactgaagaaaattggaaCACCAATAGAGAAGAATGGAATTGTTCTCGGCAAGGTCGTAGATGATCCGACGTTGGTCAACTCCATG TCGAAACGTCAGATGGCACCCGAGAAGCAAGACACTCTCTCAAATCCCCACACAATGGATATCACTCCACCGCCTCCGCAGCCAAcgccaccaccgccacctACTCCGCCGGCACCACCGCCACCTCCTCCACGTCACCCTGCTCCAACAATGCAATCATCGCCAAG AATCTTTGCAAAATCCAGCAACATTTCTCATCCGCCTTCTCCTATTTCCATGATGGATTTGGAGAATCAGAAAACAAGACTGAAGACACCAATCGCG atgaaaaaaagtgtcgTGACAATGGATGTACGAGATAGCCTGATGGCCGAAATTCGAAATGCAGGTGGACTACGAGCGCTTCGAAAGACAGCGGTCTCCACAAATTAG
- a CDS encoding hypothetical protein (NECATOR_CHRIII.G10924.T2), producing MRNGWISDAPFTLNGTNISECTSYVYLLRQRSKIRDAAAFAKESKMRKTADPMVRFLHEVLQRKAALRTSCLLRGSQLAGQHSELVSRTQLLQQYCHEYVVSESARKRISSFCHIRGMMLSMYRDCLVKRSKQVSISACVRHIMQQSINNLYIDSTKERPLVFEDNFLNLKLETCLKSSIGGGIR from the exons atgcgaaacggatggatctcggatgccccattcacgctcaacggaacgaacatatccgaatgcaccagctacgtttatctcctacgtcagcgatcgaagattagagacgccgccgcgtttgccaaggaaagtaaaatgag gaagaccgccgacccgatggtcagatttcttcacgaagtccttcaaagaaaa GCAGCATTGCGAACCAGCTGCTTACTCAGAGGTTCGCAGCTGGCTGGCCAACACTCTGAACTAGTCTCGCGGACCCAACTTTT GCAACAATACTGCCATGAATATGTGGTGAGCGAATCAGCGAGAAAG CGCATTTCCTCATTTTGTCACATTCGTGGTATGATGCTTTCAATGTACCGGGATTGCTTAGTCAAGAGATCGAAGCAAGTATCCATTTCGGCCTGCGTTCGACACATTATGCAACAATCAATCAACAATCTATATATCGACAGTACAAAAGAG AGACCTTTGGTGTTCGAGGACAATTTCTTGAACTTGAAGCTTGAAACTTGCCTGAAGAGCAGCATCGGTGGAGGGATTCGATGA
- a CDS encoding hypothetical protein (NECATOR_CHRIII.G10926.T1) yields the protein MVYLITMMSIIVICATSKLARKAKRSMVSGRKCSQPSCSTIPANAFELAPLPGLSAVLICTVIYAVSTSAQGCQHGYMRHNTHLVCNGKIGAVTNTTELYFNRLQSELCIEIFTEIGQWAQPNLSKKWNSNVLKSLHKNDKKMPTIPGSSLQNSTGDKAKPVRPLPENGT from the coding sequence ATGGTTTACTTGATAACAATGATGTCGATCATCGTTATTTGTGCTACATCCAAGCTAGCCAGAAAAGCCAAACGTTCAATGGTTAGTGGGCGAAAGTGTAGTCAACCAAGTTGTTCAACCATTCCAGCAAACGCTTTCGAACTAGCTCCTCTTCCTGGTTTATCAGCAGTTCTAATCTGCACCGTAATTTACGCCGTAAGTACAAGCGCACAGGGATGCCAGCATGGTTACATGCGACACAACACACATTTAGTCTGCAATGGAAAAATCGGTGCCGTTACGAATACGACAGAGTTGTACTTCAACAGGCTTCAGTCAGAGCTatgcattgaaatttttacgGAAATAGGACAGTGGGCACAGCCAAATTTGTCGAAAAAGTGGAATTCAAATGTGCTAAAGTCACTTCACAAGAATGACAAGAAGATGCCCACGATTCCCGGATCCAGTCTCCAAAACAGCACAGGCGACAAAGCTAAACCTGTGCGTCCTCTGCCTGAAAACGGCACATGA
- a CDS encoding hypothetical protein (NECATOR_CHRIII.G10928.T1) codes for MGIRVDGRFLSNLHFADDIVLLLTSTNEAETMLNELNEAGKRIGLRINRKKTQFMKNAHCEDGGVQLEGSQIVETPSYVYSDVL; via the coding sequence atgggcatacgtgttgatggaagatttctctcgaaccttcatttcgcggacgacatcgttcttcttttgaccagtaccaatgaagcagaaacgatgctcaacgaattgaacgaagcagggaagagaataggactacgaataaacagaaagaagacacagttcatgaagaacgcccactgcgaggacggaggagtacaacttgaaggctcccaaatcgtggaaactccgtcatacgtatactcggacgttctatga
- a CDS encoding hypothetical protein (NECATOR_CHRIII.G10925.T2) yields MSDGMVTGERRSNPRLCTYNARTVSTDADLHALLGTAERIKFQANSLRETKCRRSDVRQMNDGILVIILTVLDSHEILSRRLAILCLRNLRQKPISIINCYSPTAADESELHAFYELEEVIRNEKSFYKFVVGDFNAKLGKATEEEYRIGRFGLGNWNKMAIVSPSCCPPLASFMGTLFA; encoded by the exons ATGTCGGACGGTATGGTGACCGGTGAGCGGCGATCAAATCCCAG actgtgtacttacaacgcgagaacagtgtccacagacgctgaccttcatgcccttctcggaacTGCAGAACGTATAAAATTTCAAGCGAATTCTCTGcgggagaccaagtgcagaaggagcgacgtacgacagatgaatgacggtataCTCGTAATTATACTGACG GTtctcgattctcacgagattcTGTCAcgtcgtctggccattctttgCCTCCGCaatctgcgccaaaaacccatcagtatcatcaactgctactcaccaacagcAGCTGATGAGTCCGAATTGCACGCGTTTTacgagctggaggaagtgatccgcaacgagaagtccttctacaaattcgttgtcggagacttcaacgcaaaactaggaaaggccacagaagaggaatacaggataggaagatttggactagggaaCTGGAataaaatggcaatcgtctcgccgagctgttgtccgccgctcgcctctttcatgggaactctctttgcATGA
- a CDS encoding hypothetical protein (NECATOR_CHRIII.G10927.T1): MLLRGLRACTERAAKPRTTNLDRISKTTKELLERRRVLRFDPNASHNEQLVASTSCRKALQEDLLKYSRDLREYNTLLAALLSEDGARTSSRREMETITERFYSNLFRSSTPVSSPTGEAPPRIFPSEERVTIKSMEPGTAP; encoded by the exons atgttGCTCAGAGGGTTACGAGCCTGTACTGAGCGTGCcgcgaagccgcgcacgacaaacctagatcgaatttcgaagaccaccaaggaattgctggaaagaagaagggttTTGAggtttgatccgaatgcatcgcacaatGAGCAGCTTGTAGCAagcactagctgcagaaaagcgctgcaggaggatcttttgaaatacag CAGAGATCTGCGCGAATATAATACTCtactagcagccttgctgagtgAAGACGGggctcgcacgtcttctcgtcgtgagatggaaaccattacggagaggttctactcgaaccttttccgttcatcaactcctgtatcaagccccactggtgaagctccaccacggattttCCCTTCGGAAGAACGAGTCACTATCAAGAGCATggaacctggcacagccccttGA